One window from the genome of Podospora pseudocomata strain CBS 415.72m chromosome 6, whole genome shotgun sequence encodes:
- a CDS encoding hypothetical protein (COG:S; EggNog:ENOG503P385), whose amino-acid sequence MSSSERDQPIYNPLGSPTRHVTTHTPTTGLSFFAPPSLIPSSPTPYGSVGMVVHDLYKTFTTPLNMSTEDDINRLQAHPLQPSPGTLWFPKAPGETLVRYCDWGPGQAIQFHRTETIDFGVVIEGEMELTLDGGEKRRLKKGDVVVQRGTMHAWENKSDTVWARVVFFLVGAEAVDVGGDKKTEVLPWSHA is encoded by the coding sequence atgtCCTCCTCAGAAAGAGACCAACCCATCTACAACCCCCTCGGCTCCCCTACCCGCCATGTGACAACGCACACCCCCACCACTggcctctccttcttcgcccctccctcccttatcccctcctccccaaccccgtaCGGCTCAGTAGGCATGGTTGTCCACGACCTCTACAaaaccttcaccacccccctcaacatgTCCACTGAAGACGACATCAACCGTCTCCAGgctcaccccctccagccaaGCCCAGGTACGCTCTGGTTCCCAAAGGCACCAGGGGAAACACTCGTGCGGTACTGCGACTGGGGACCAGGGCAGGCAATCCAGTTTCACAGGACAGAAACAATCGACTTTGGGGTTGTTATCGAAGGAGAGATGGAGCTGACTCTGGACGGcggggagaagagaaggctCAAAAAGGGTGATGTGGTCGTGCAACGAGGGACGATGCATGCTTGGGAAAACAAGAGTGATACCGTCTGGGCGAGAGTGGTAttctttcttgttggtgcCGAGGCGGTTGATGTAGGGGGGGATAAAAAGACGGAGGTGCTGCCTTGGAGTCATGCCTGA
- a CDS encoding hypothetical protein (EggNog:ENOG503NVH1; CAZy:GH16; COG:G): MRLTPSFAPALGLLAWTSLISNVAAQVTTHCFPMNETCPPNPAFGMDYNFVFNVTPKFEAWETTVGPVKYSPETGAEFTINKQGDSPTIRSRFYIFWGRTEIWLKAAPGRGIISSIMLLSDNLDEIDWEFFGGNSTVAQSNYFGKNQPHYTNAQYDQIPSVQDDFHNYTLDWTKDYLDFYIDGAKFRRLTPEDAISKGDGKKDEGGMDLYPQTPMRISIGIWAGGDPSLPEGTREWAGGTTDYTKGPFSMFVKNCHVTDYSSGKEYVYGDRSGSWESIQIVEGNSTVEEVMNAPPPVPEKTMAEKWEELPNAAKIAIYAGGSSVGAAILFAALFYCIRQRRQGAKEATEAAARAEAERLEMERFRKEGINPDAFTSNAHEYNAKDMAQNGHADKDSYSVPPSPAPANEKFGNVVAMATAAAAGAGAGAGAAAARAANNGNDGPMSPTSTPLLREGAQSPRTVDPTNPFGPNYVGTQSARSPGAPSPYNPHEGLRSPTGSLYNQSMSPPPHQPLPHPPTRSMTNQSLQSRMGSPGPNQQQHGFDFGIGQPPQRSATTSPAPLAHPQPQRSFTTPTSGYGTPPQLQQQSSGYGNPPGPANGPQQGYWNGGNGGGGGYS, from the exons ATGAGATTAACACCATCTTTCGCCCCGGCCCTCGGGCTGCTGGCGTGGACATCGCTCATCAGCAATGTCGCCGCCCAGGTCACCACCCACTGCTTTCCTATGAACGAGACGTGCCCGCCAAACCCCGCCTTCGGCATGGACTACAACTTTGTCTTCAACGTCACCCCCAAGTTCGAAGCCTGGGAAACCACCGTCGGCCCTGTCAAGTACTCTCCCGAGACTGGTGCCGAgttcaccatcaacaagcaGGGCGACTCGCCCACCATTCGCTCTCGCTTCTACATCTTCTGGGGTCGTACCGAAATCTGGCTCAAGGCAGCTCCCGGTCGCGGCATCATCAGCTCCATCATGTTGTTGAGCGACAACCTGGACGAGATCGACTGGGAATTCTTTGGCGGCAACTCCACCGTCGCTCAGAGCAACTACTTTGGCAAGAACCAACCGCACTACACCAACGCCCAGTACGACCAGATCCCCAGCGTCCAGGACGACTTCCACAACTACACCCTGGACTGGACCAAGGACTACCTTGACTTCTACATTGACGGCGCCAAGTTCCGCAGACTGACTCCAGAGGATGCCATTAGCAAAGGCGACGGCAAGAAAGACGAGGGTGGCATGGATCTGTACCCCCAGACACCCATGCGCATTTCTATCGGTATTTGGGCCGGTGGTGACCCCAGCCTGCCCGAGGGCACCCGCGAGTGGGCTGGCGGTACTACCGACTACACCAAGGGCCCCTTTTCCATGTTTGTCAAGAACTGCCACGTCACCGACTACAGCAGCGGCAAGGAATATGTGTATGGAGACCGGTCTGGTTCGTGGGAGAGCATCCAGATTGTCGA GGGTAATTCTACCGTCGAGGAGGTCATGAACGCGCCACCCCCTGTGCCCGAGAAGACCATGGCCGAGAAATGGGAGGAACTTCCCAACGCCGCCAAAATTGCCATCTACGCCGGTGGCTCCTCTGTCGGTGCTGCCATTCTCTTCGCTGCTCTATTCTACTGCATCCGCCAGAGAAGGCAGGGGGCCAAGGAGGCCACCGAGGCCGCGGCGCGTGCCGAAGCCGAGCGTCTGGAGATGGAGCGGTTCAGAAAGGAGGGCATCAACCCTGATGCTTTCACAAGCAACGCTCACGAGTACAATGCCAAGGACATGGCCCAAAACGGGCATGCCGACAAGGACAGCTACAGTGTTCCCCCCTCGCCCGCCCCCGCCAACGAGAAGTTCGGCAACGTTGTCGCCATGGCCACAGCGgccgccgccggtgccggtgccggtgccggtgccgcgGCTGCTCGTGCCGCCAACAATGGCAACGACGGTCCCATGAGCCCCACGAGcactcctcttcttcgcgAAGGCGCGCAGTCTCCACGTACGGTAGACCCCACGAACCCCTTCGGCCCCAACTATGTCGGCACTCAAAGCGCCCGGTCCCCCGGCGCCCCGTCTCCTTACAACCCACACGAAGGCTTGCGCTCACCAACAGGGTCTTTGTACAACCAGTCCATGTCGCCGCCCCCGCACCAACCCCTGCCACACCCACCGACACGGAGCATGACGAACCAAAGCCTTCAGTCGAGGATGGGGTCACCGGGACCgaatcagcaacagcacggGTTTGACTTTGGCATCGGTCAGCCGCCGCAGCGaagcgccaccaccagcccagcaccTCTCGCTCACCCCCAGCCTCAGAGGAGCTTCACCACACCCACGAGCGGATACGGAACGCCCCCGCAGCTGCAGCAACAATCATCGGGGTACGGCAACCCTCCAGGACCGGCTAACGGCCCTCAACAGGGGTACTGGAATGGTGGAaacggtggcggcggcggttaCAGCTAA
- a CDS encoding hypothetical protein (EggNog:ENOG503P1KR; COG:I; COG:Q) — translation MADYFTAANSKYGHMSTIRVGPNDLITSDPEVIRRTSGARSKYSRSDWYKQSRLDPLTDAMFTTLDTKYHDELKAKLSVGYAGKDVPNLEGDIDLKLRQVREVLERKVEQGKTIDFARLSSHFTLDSISRIAFGHEADFEMVLTEGADKHGVDYLGLVERHAPKSVAISSVPLLRGLFANDLTLKLVGPKATDKAGLGLLMRLARMLVGERFGEGAEDRKDMLGSFVRHGLSQCECEAEVLIQIVAGSDTTATAIRATMLYVMTTPRVYQALQTEIDEGIKSGKISNPIIAAEGAKLPYLQGVIYEGLRLYPPFTGIPLKVVPPEGDTIDGKFVPGGTRIAASFWSTGRHKGTFGEDADLFRPERWIEAAAQNEKKFVEMKRVAELVFGYGRWGCPGMSHGKSQPPASTTTLSIPPQGGA, via the exons ATGGCCGACTACTTCACTGCTGCCAACTCCAAGTACGGCCACATGTCCACCATCCGAGTTGGCCCCAACGACCTCATCACGTCGGACCCGGAGGTGATCAGACGCACCTCAGGGGCTCGGTCCAAATACTCCAGATCCGACTGGTATAAACAGTCCCGGCTTGATCCCCTCACCGACGCCATGTTCACGACCTTGGACACCAAGTACCACGAcgagctcaaggccaagctCTCGGTTGGGTACGCGGGGAAGGATGTGCCGAATTTGGAAGGGGATATTGACCTCAAACTGCGACAAGTGAGAGAGGTACTTGAGCGCAAAGTCGAGCAGGGAAAGACGATCGATTTTGCCAGGTTGAGCTCACATTTCACCTTGGATAGTATTTCGCGGATTGCGTTTGGTCATGAGGCCGACTTTGAGATGGTACTGACCGAGGGAGCGGATAAGCACGGGGTTGATTATCTGGGATTAGTGGAGAGGCATGCTCCGAAGTCGGTTGCAATATCGTCGGTTCCcttgttgagggggttgtttgcAAATGATCTTACTCTGAAATTGGTCGGGCCAAAAGCGACGGACaaggcggggttggggttgctgaTGAGACTGGCTCGgatgttggtgggggagagatTCGGAGAGGGGGCAGAGGACAGGAAGGACATGTTG GGCTCGTTTGTACGGCATGGTCTCTCTCAGTGTGAGTGCGAAGCCGAGGTCTTGATCCAGATCGTGGCCGGCTCTGATACAACCGCTACCGCCATTCGAGCGACAATGCTATATGTCATGACAACGCCGAGGGTGTATCAAGCTCTGCAGACAGAGATTGATGAGGGCATCAAGAGCGGCAAGATCTCGAATCCAATCATAGCCGCCGAAGGTGCCAAACTGCCATACCTGCAGGGAGTCATCTACGAAGGACTTCGTCTCTACCCCCCCTTCACCGGCATCCCGTTGAAGGTGGTCCCCCCCGAAGGTGATACCATCGACGGCAAATTTGTGCCTGGTGGGACGAGAATTGCAGCAAGCTTCTGGTCAACAGGACGGCACAAGGGCACCTTCGGGGAGGATGCGGACCTTTTTCGACCCGAGAGGTGGATCGAGGCCGCGGCTCAGAACGAGAAGAAGTTTGTCGAGATGAAGAGAGTGGCCGAACTTGTATTCGGGTATGGACGATGGGGGTGTCCTGGAatgtcacacggcaaaagccaaccacccgcaagcacaacaacactgtcgataccaccgcaaggaggg gcatga